In the genome of Ammospiza nelsoni isolate bAmmNel1 chromosome 7, bAmmNel1.pri, whole genome shotgun sequence, one region contains:
- the STAT4 gene encoding signal transducer and activator of transcription 4 gives MSQWSQVQQLEIKFLEQVDQFYDDNFPMEIRHLLAQWIESQDWEAAANNEAMAMILLQNLIIQVDEQLDRVSQEKNLLLIHNLKRVRKLLQGKYHGNPMHIAVIISNCLREERRILAAASMPVQGPLEKSLQNSVVSERQRNVEHKVSAIKNSAQMTDQDVKYLEDLQEEFDFRYKTIQSLEQNDKNSALIKQEMLALQAMLNTLDYKRKEVLSKIGRVIHEIDVLMSNMLTEELLDWKRRQQIACIGGPLHGGLDQLQNCFTLLAESLFQVRRQLEKLDELLTRLTYDGDPIPVQRPQLLEKVNFLLYNLFRNSFVVERQPCMPTHPQRPMVLKTLIQFTVKLRLLIKLPELNYQIRVKATIDKNVSTVSNRRFVLCGTHVKAMNMDESANGSLSVEFRHLQPKEMKTSAGSKGNEGPHMVTEELHSISFETQVCLYGLTINLETSSLPVVMISNVSQLPNAWASIIWYNLSTNDPQNLSFFNNPPAATLSQLLEVLSWQFSSYVGRGLNCEQLNMLAEKLTGQQVSYNDYQLSWAKFCKEHLPGKSFTFWVWLEAILDLIKKHILPLWIDGYIMGFVSKEKERILLKDKTPGTFLLRFSESNLGGITFTWVDQLENGDVTFHSVEPYNKGRLSALPFADILRDYKVIMADNVPENPLKYLYPDIPKDKAFGKHYSCQPSEVSKPSDGGGKGYVPSVFIPVSKILNDSTEPHSPSDLLPMSPSVYAVLREHLSPTAIETALSSPYSTD, from the exons ATGTCCCAATGGAGTCAAGTTCAACAACTGGAAATAAAGTTTTTGGAGCAGGTGGACCAGTTCTATGATGATAACTTCCCCATGGAAATCCGACACCTGCTAGCACAATGGATAGAAAGCCAGGACTG GGAGGCTGCAGCCAACAATGAAGCAATGGCAATGATCCTTTTGCAGAATTTGATAATACAGGTGGACGAACAGCTGGACCGGGTTTCGCAGGAGAAGAATCTGCTCTTGATCCACAACCTGAAGAGAGtcaggaagctgctgcag GGCAAATATCATGGTAATCCCATGCATATAGCAGTGATCATCTCAAACTGCttaagagaagaaagaagaatatTGGCTGCAGCCAGCATGCCTGTACAG GGGCCACTGGAAAAGTCTCTACAGAACTCTGTGGTTTCAGAACGTCAAAGAAATGTAGAACACAAAGTGTCAGCAATCAAGAACAGCGCTCAG ATGACTGACCAAGATGTGAAATACTTGGAAGACTTGCAGGAGGAATTTGACTTCAGGTACAAAACAATACAGAGCTTAG AGCAGAATGACAAAAACAGCGCCCTCATTAAACAGGAAATGTTGGCGTTGCAGGCAATGCTCAATACTTTAGACTACAAGAGAAAG GAGGTGCTCAGTAAGATCGGGCGTGTGATCCATGAGATCGATGTGCTGATGAGCAACATGCTGACCGAGGAGCTGCTGGACTGGAAGAGGCGGCAGCAGATCGCCTGCATCGGGGGGCCCCTCCACGGGGGGCTCGACCAGCTCCAGAACTG CTTTACACTGTTGGCAGAGAGTCTCTTTCAAGTCAGAAGGCAACTAGAAAAACTGGATGAACTCCTGACCAGGCTGACTTATGATGGGGACCCTATTCCTGTGCAAAGAcctcagctgctggaaaaaGTCAACTTTCTGCTCTACAACCTTTTCCGCAA CTCCTTTGTGGTTGAAAGGCAGCCCTGCATGCCAACACACCCCCAGAGGCCAATGGTTCTCAAAACTTTAATACAGTTCACTGTTAAATTAAG gTTGCTAATTAAATTGCCGGAGCTGAACTACCAGATCAGAGTGAAAGCAACTATTGACAA GAATGTTTCAACTGTAAG TAACCGTAGATTTGTTCTGTGTGGAACACATGTGAAAGCCATGAACATGGATGAGTCTGCAAATGGGAGCTTGTCAGTAGAATTTCGACATTTG CAAcccaaagaaatgaaaacaagtgCTGGAAGCAAAGGAAATGAG GGCCCTCACATGGTGACCGAGGAACTGCACTCCATCAGCTTTGAGACACAGGTCTGCCTGTATGGATTGACCATAAACTTGGAA ACCAGCTCTTTGCCTGTGGTGATGATTTCCAATGTCAGCCAACTGCCCAACGCATGGGCTTCCATTATTTGGTACAACCTGTCAACCAATGATCCTCAG AATCTGTCTTTCTTCAACAACCCCCCTGCTGCCACTTTGAGCCAGCTCTTAGAAGTCCTGAGCTGGCAATTCTCATCATATGTTGGTCGTGGACTCAATTGTGAACAGCTCAACATGCTGGCAGAGAAACTTACAG gaCAGCAAGTCAGTTACAATGATTATCAACTATCCTGGGCAAAGTTCTGCAAG GAACATTTGCCTGGGAAGTCTTTCACCTTTTGGGTTTGGCTTGAAGCAATCTTGGACTTGATTAAAAAACACATTCTTCCCCTTTGGATTGATGG GTACATAATGGGATTTGTAAGCAAAGAAAAGGAACGAATTCTGCTGAAAGACAAGACACCAGGAACATTCTTATTAAGGTTTAGTGAGAGCAATCTGGGTGGAATTACCTTTACTTGGGTGGATCAGCTAGAAAATG GAGATGTAACATTTCATTCGGTGGAACCCTACAACAAAGGTCGCTTATCTGCCCTGCCGTTTGCCGACATACTGCGCGACTACAAAGTTATCATGGCAGACAACGTTCCTGAAAACCCCCTCAAGTACCTGTACCCAGATATCCCCAAAGATAAAGCCTTTGGCAAACACTACAGCTGTCAGCCAAGCGAAG TCTCAAAGCCCTCAGATGGAGGAGGGAAAGGTTATGTTCCTTCTGTATTTATCCCAGTCTCCAAAAT cttaAATGACTCTACAGAACCACATTCTCCATCAGATCTTCTTCCAATGTCTCCAAGTGTTTATGCTGTGCTGAGAGAACACCTGAGTCCCACAGCCATTGAAACTGCT CTGAGTTCTCCTTACTCAACTGACTGA